The genomic interval AAGCTACTTATCACGCCCACAAGCACAAAATCTCCCATTTGCCTGCCATACCCACGATTCCCGCTACTTCGATTCCGGCACAACCGTTCAGCTTTACCCGGCTCGGAATGGAAGAGCCATCAGATTTACTTGAATTCAAGAATGAGGACACCTACATTAGCCAGAAATTCTATTTGCAAGATCCCGAGAACCCACAGGCATGGTCAACGGTCTTGGATGTCAAGAATCTGCACCCAGGCGTTGTATTTTCGGTGATCTTATCAAATAAACCAGGAACAGATCACACAGGCGGGACGAACGACACAATTTTGCTTCGAAATGGTGTAACCGGGACCGCAGCGAAAAAGTTGGCGGACCGGCCCATTAAATGGTTCTACCATGGAAAACCATTAAACGATCAAAATCTTTCAGTTTGCATCACTGTTACCAATGACCAGTTTACTATATCGTACAAAGCCGATGGTACCGACAGTTTCCTCGTCCATGGCGACACCCCGATTTCAAAGCTCGGACGTGCGCAAATCGGCAACGTTAAAGGAGTCCCATTTTACCTCAGCATCTTCCTGAAGCGAAAATCGGGAGAGGAGGGATTCATCAGTGTTCTCGACCAAAACCAAGCAGGCTTTATTCATGGAAATACGACCACTGGCCCTCGAGATTGGTATACCGACCCACCTGCCTTGGTCAAATTGGCCTTGAAGTACGAGCAAACAGCCAGTCTCCAGAGAGCTATAGATTTCTACAATCTGGGCATGGATTTCCAAGTTGAAAGAAACATCCTAGTGCCGGCGTTCCAAAAATTAATTTCCTCCAAGGACCTGCCTCAGGGCCAATACGCTGACGTTGTCAATGAAGTTTATACCCCATTGCGGGACAAGATTGTCGAGCTGAACGTTACGGCTATTATAGCGGATGGGAACTGCGTTGCGCTGTTGACAGACACTCCTCGATGCGCTGAGAATGGGGTGGAGATACCGTGTTTTCCCAAAGATAAGGTACCGCATGTGATGATGAGGCTGCGAAATGAGTCAATCAAGGCCGATTGCTCTGATGTGCTGGCAAAACGAGTGAGAGAAGGCCATAAAATGGGCCAGATGCAACGGCGGGATACACTCGTACAACTACCTCAACCGATCAAAGTCTTGTGCCCTTTGAAGTTTGACTTCCATATATGATCTAATACTTTATAGCTAAATACAATTATACTGGCAGAGTCTGCACCAACAGGCATATATCGCTCAGCGGTGTTTTCCGCGCAACAAGTACAAGTTTCCGTCGCTCTTTAAGCATGACGTCGGCAATGCGGGAGATCTGGTCATCACAATAATCCGCTGTGAATACCAGCAAGCGTCTTCATCCTGCAAGGCACAAAGATTGTTTCATTATTTCCACTCGGCCTCGGATGTCCGAATCACCTGTTGATAATGTATGCGGAATAGTTGCCGACTACTGGGCTCGTTCGGCACAAATGCGCCGCCTGAAATGGCGTCGGCAAATGCTTCGGCTGCGGGGGACCCGAGGACCTTAAATAAGAGGTAGTGAGTCCCCTCCATAAGGACAGAACAAGCACAAGTACATCATGTTCTATAAACCAGGAGTAACAGAGCACAATCTCCCTCACGATCCATTCAAGGTTAGTTGGTGTTCCTGGTCTGAAGACCTGCAGCTAAATCGGTTGTAGGCGTGCGTGGTTCCGCGTCCGATTGGATGGATCTCCACCAAGAATAAGGAAGGCCAAGCCAACCTGGCGCCCTACTCTCAATTTAACAATCTCACATTCGACCCGCCGTATGTGATGTTCTCTTCTAATCAGACCGTCAACGGCACACGCAAGGACACGGTGGTCAACGCCGAGCAGACCGGGCGCTTCGTCTGGAACCTAGCGACCTGGGACCTCCGCGAGGCAGTCAACATCTCAGCGGAGCAAGTACCCTACGGGGTAGACGAATTCGAGCGTGCCAAGGTGACCAAGGAACCAGCAACCTTGATGGATGTCCCGATGGTGCAGGAGTCCCCTGTCAAATTTGAGTGTGAATATCACTCCACCGTGCGGCTGCCAGGAAATCCACCGATGGGCACTGTGGACGTGGTGATCGGCCGGGTGATCGCTGTGCATATCAAGGACAAGGTGTTGACAGATGGCATTCTGGATATCAAAAAGACCAAGCCAATCGCGCGGTGTGGATACTACCAGTACACCGTGGTCACAGAGACATTTGACATGGTGATCCCCGGTATGTCCGACGATGTCCTATACGGGCTAGAGGGGAGTGTGAAGCGCAACCACGAGGCCGAATCACGGTCTTTATAGGAGAAATCACAAAGTTACAAAGGTAGGGAGTGAAGGAGGTGCCGAACCCATTCTTTGAAAGTGAAAGGAGGGAAGTGTGGTAGATCGACCTGTTGAACACAAGCGTTGGCTGAACAGAGCTTTGTTTGAAAACAAAAATGAGATCATCCGCTTTGGATGAGTGTGAGTGATATGGATGAGAACTCCGAAGACTAGAATGAGAGAGGGGGAAACGGGGTGAGAATTCTTACAAGGTGATAAAAGATCACGCCACATCTAGACAGTGACTCTACCCAAGGCGAAGTGACAAATGGGCGCTTTGGGCGgttcttttgtcttttggTCTATTGGCCTTTTTTCCCTCGTCATAGGAGATCACTCAGCATTCACAGGCACGGTTCGCTGGGTGCTGCATCTGGCCTTCATCTCATTGCGCCGCCgtgctgcagctgcttggCCTACATCGCGATCCCACTATATGATATTTTATGTCAATTCGCTAAGCCTTAGGTGCTAGGATGATGATACAACCCCAAAATGAACACAGATATATCCGGCGATGTTGCTTAGGGAGCTTTCAGATCTAGAAGCAATCGACTGCCTGCCTGCGCCTTGATGTGCGGGTGAAATGGCTACAAGGCTAAGCCACCCGTTGATCCCGTAGGCAAGTGAGAATGTTATCCAGTTAGAGTCTATTCTTAAGCGCTGTTGGTGATAAATGTGCATTAGGGATGACCCATTTTAGTCTAGCCACTTGGAGAACATGTCGCTAAATACATCAGTGCTTTTTTTGGAGCCGAACTTCACACCGATTCGACAGAGCATCGGGGGTTGACAAGGGGGTTGGGTTGACAAGGGGAAGCCAGATTTAGCGCATCTGCGGCCCACTCCATCAGTTATTGCCCACCAATCTGACAGGACTTCAGCTAAGTAGTGTTACACATGATTTTGCAGGCGTGTTATATCTGCTAATTTGCAATATGATTTAAAGCCCCTGGACCCCAAGGCTCAAACTGCCCAAATTGCATTGCTTAAGAAGAGTGACACGCTTTCCAAAAGAATCGACTTTATCCCTACGAATGACCTCAGTATGACTTCGATCACGGCCCCAGAAACACTCCGATCATACTCGAATTTTCTAGATAACGTACCAATTTCGGATGCGTCTGGATCTTTCCGAGACAACAGCAATGAAGAAAACCTTTCAGAAACCCTTCTGGTCGAATCAGATGATGATGTGCTGAGGAGCCTCGGCAGCGTGGAAGGTGAAGAATTGCTGGCCTTTATTGACCATGTGAGGAACGCCTATGACTTGGATACGGATAGTCTTGATCTTCCTCAGGTGATAAACGACCTACCCTTCTTATAAAAACCGAGAGTTCCTGTTGCTGACCGGGACAGCAAACAGCTGGTCGTTGTGGGAAGCACCAGCTGTGGAAAGTCCTCGCTACTGCAGGCCCTTACCAAACTTCCGTTTCCAGTAGAGAATGGTATATGTACACTCTTTGCAACAGAGACCATGATTCATCGATGCGATTCTTCTATGCAGCCACACTACTCAATTACGATCGAGTCGAAAGAACGTGTTAATTTATTTGCACCTCGTGAATATTCTGGTGAGACCTGGTCAGATGTTTCCCACCATCTCAAAGAGGACCTGGAGGAACTTTTTGCCGAACTACAGATCCCAAATCCCATGCTAGGACAAATCAACGGAACCAATAGACAAAACAAATTGCGAGAAGAGGTGATGAGGGTCAACGTTTACAAGCATGACCAGGCGCATTTTAGTGTGATTGATATACCGGGATTGGTTAGTGGTATGGATATGCAGCTTACTCCCTGTTCTCTACATTGAAAGCCTATTGACCTTTTGTGTTCACAGGCGGCACTGGGGCAGACCAAAAGATCTCCGAAAAGCTTGCTAGGCACTACATGAGCAAGTCTCGCGCAATTGTGTTGTATGTAGCTCAACAGCCATTAGCAAGCCAACAGATCACTGACCTTTTAGAGCGGTAATGCCGGCTGTGGATGATATCCATAACCAGGTCGTGCTCCGTCTCGTAAAGGAAGAGGGTGCTATGCACAGAACAATCGGTGTAATCACCAAATGTGATATGTTGCAAACGCATGACGAAGCAAAGGTCAGTTCACCGATCTTTTGAAACAAAGAAGAATTCATCTGACAAGGAGTAAGACACTTGAACTTCTCAAGAATCGAAGACCTGAATACAAACTAGGACTTGGCTGGTTTGCTGTTCGTAACAGGACCACAGAGGAAATACAGAATGCGATTTCTTATCGCGAGCGCGACGAGAGAGAACATCAATTGTTCACCCAAAAGCCATGGTCAACCTTGAATGGTAATTTTGTGGGTGTGGTGAACTTGAAAAAATGCTTGTCTGATACGCTATACCGGCTCGTTCAGAAGAGCTTTCCTGATATACAAAAAGAGATATCCAACCGATTCGACTCCGCAAAACGTGACTGGAGTGACCTGGGACCCTCAAGAGACACATTAAGGTTGCAGCAAGTTTACCTGGATGATATACAGAGACAATACGACACCCTAGCCAAGAGGTGGCTTTCTGGCGCTTATCGAGAGGATTGCCCTTCAAATGACCCATCAAAGTTAAGGGCACGCCTGAACAatttggaggaggaattCCGGACACATGTTGAAGAAAATGGCATGGAGCACAAATATATGAGTGCCGACGAAGCGGAAAAGAGACTCCATGACCTTGACTACAAGGAATCTCCGAATGAATGGGAAGCAAAAATGTTAGCGACAGATGACATATTTGCCTGGATCTTAAAAATGTGGAATGACAATCGTGGGGATGGATTATGGTACAAGCCACCTATAGACTTTGAGGAGCGGCTTTGGAAGGTACAAATCAAATCTTGGGAGAAATTTGCTCACATCTATTTTTCCGAAGCATCCCGCCGGATCCAGGGCTTCTCCGATACCTTACTGGAGGAAACATGCCTCGAGCCTTCAATTCGCAGCAAAATTCGCCGCTACCTTCAAGAGCAGAAATTGATGGCTCTGAGTCGTGCAGAAAAAGAGCTTGCCACCATTGTGAATGAACTGGGGCGCATGAAGACCTGCCACCGAACGTTCAAGGAGTGGCTGCAATCATCCCAAAGAGACCTTAATCAATTTTTCTATTATATCATCGACAACAAGCTCCGACAAGTCATTTCCACCTATCAAAATCTTCATTATTTCCAGTTTGCGGCTCTATGGCGGTTCCTTGACAATGTGATTATCCAGGTTGTTGAGCGCCATCTCTTGGGGCCATCTGGTCTGGTTTTCTGCTTCAGCATTGACTGGGTCAGAAGTCTTTCAGAGAAACAACTGGATGATCTCGTTGGCGAGGACGCGGAACAAAGGAAGAAACGTGATGACTTGCAAAACCAAATCCGGGGGCTGGAGCAAATACTGAGAGACTCGGAGGCACTGCAATCTAAATGAACATGGTTGTAATGTGGGACTTTCTACGGGTTACAGGCAAAGACTGCATGATAACAATTTTCTATTAATTGAAAGTATATGTTATTGGATGGCATCGCATCTCTGAAAAATTCGTCCATTGACATCTGTGCATAGCCACTATCAGCTGATACAGCGGTGATTTAGGTATTAGAGTGAGGACCGCTGTGCCAATGTGAAAGTTGATGCTGCTATATCAAGCCTGCCATATTGATACGCACTCTGATGCAATAAGATTAAACTTGTACCTATAATTTGGGTCTTGGCCCCTAGAAACTCAACAGAATACAACCATCTTACATACTGTTATTAAACTTGCTACAAGAACCGCCCAGGGAAACTCGACCGCCTCCAGCCCGTCATGCCAGCGCTTTATCGGCCGCTGCGCCTCGCCCCTCATGATTGTTATTAAATCACCGCTTCTAGCTTCCTCCTACATCCACCTCGCATCACCTATTTCCTTGAATCTTGATGTAATCTTCATACGCATATTCGGGCTAATAAATGGCATCGATTATGGCTGAGGTACTAGGAGTCGGAGCCAGTGTTATCAGTTTTTCATGTTGTTGGAGCAGATCGTTCAGAGCATAGATAGGTTGAAAGTTTTATATGCATTTGTCAAAACTGCCTTCCACAGAATTCAAAGAGGTTGAAATAGTAAACAGCTCATGTAATGAATAAGAAACGACTGGTAAATAATTTTGAACATTGAGGGGCCAGCGGAGTTCAGCCGACACTTAGTCCGCCCCTgaggaaagaagaattgGTGGAAACAAACTAACCTCTTATTGCCACGCTCATCTTGAGGCCGGAGGATGCACCGGCTTGTTCTAAGGCAAGTGATAAAAGGGACATTTCACAGCCTCCAGTAATTCAGATTTTAATCTGTCTTTCTGTAAATTTGGATTTTACTCGAGTTATTTCAAACAGAGCTATCCGGAAAATATGCAACTCAATTTTAAACCCTCGTGGATGGTATTGCTGATACAGCTCCTTGCCATTCGTCCTGAAAATGTCCTCGGAGACAGCTTTTCATCCAGTCGAGCTCCTCAGATGGGATGGAATTCGTAAGCGGCAGAAAATAAACTATATGTGTCCAGTGCTAATATCAGGAAGCTGGAATGCTTACGGTGTCAACATCAATGAATCTGTCGTCAAGAACACAGTGCAGCTTTTCGAAACCCTCGGCCTGAAAGACGCTGGGTATGAATATATCAGCATCGATGACGGATGGTCCGCATTTGAGAGAACCCCCGACGGGTTTTTACAGGCAAATTCGACTCGTTTTCCCGATGGGATGGCGAATCTTGCGGATTATGTTCACTCAAAAGGACTTAAGATCGGCCTTTATGGTGACAGCGGTAAGCTGACATGCGCTTTCCATCCCGGAAGCTCGGGATACGAGGAGAGAGACGCTCTCACATATGCCGAATGGGGGATTGACTACTTGAAATATGATAACTGTGGAGGATTTGCTTCCATGGTAGAAGCACCGGAGGTCCGTTTTGGTGGTATGTATTCCATTCTCCCGCGTAATTATATTCTTGATGGATATCCATATGAAAAAATGAGTCTAATTGACAAAATACTACCCTTATAGCTATGAACGACGCATTGAAGCTCTCTGGGAGAGATATCTCCTACGCTGTTTGTGAATGGGGATATCAATTTCCATGGCATTGGGGTGGAAGTAAGATCCCTTATTATGTGTTACATCAAGCGGAAGTTAACAAGCCATCTAGACATCGGGCACTCATACCGGATGGCTGGAGATATCACGGCCAGCTTCATCAACGAGACAGGCTGTGCCTGCAAGACTGCATATTGCCTAAACACCGGCTATGCAGGATGCTCTGTTGTGACAAACATCAAGAAAATGAGGGAGATTAGCCAATACCAGACTCCCGGGCACTGGGCAGACATGGATGGCCTCGAGATCGGCAACATAAACATGACAATCTACCAGCAGCAAACGCATTTTACCTTCTGGGCTGCTTTGAAGTCTCCCCTGATCATTAGCACCGACCTTGCTACCCTCTCGCATGAAAGTACGGCGCTCCTGACAAACAAAGACATCATTGCTTTGAACCAAGACTCCCTTGGCAAAGTTGTGAACTATGTCGAAACTGCAAGCACAGAAGGCTCGATCCAGGTGTGGGCAGGGGAGATTCAGGATGGACATGTGGTTCTGCTCTTCAACGAGAAAAGTTTTCAGCAGACATACAAGGTCTCATTTAATAGCCTCGGCTTGAACATCGCTGGTCTTAAGGGTGTTAAGGAGCTTTGGTCCGGAAAGAGTTATGGCAAAAGTCACACCATAGCGGCAAAGCTAGCACCATATCAAACGCTGGTATTTAAGTTGGCAATGTAGACAAATTCACAATTGAAGACTTTATCAAGCTTTAATACTGTTTTACAGAGGCCTAGACATTAATTTCTCGATCTCCATGTGTAAAAATTAATCAAGTAGATCGGCTCTAAGAAGCGTATGACCGCCAGAGAATTTGAATGTATTAAAATGGCTGTCGCATAAGTCCGTATTTTCGACTTTGATCAGAACTTGAGTTTGCTAAGATTGAGAATACTCAAGAGGCGTAAATTCTCGGTCTTTAATTATAGTATCGGCTCTAGGTTGTTTCGTAAACCATTACGATTGGAGACTTTGCGATGGGGCATATTTATTGCTGGAAATTACTGTAGCATATCCCAATGATGATAATATCTTCCCCTTTCTCATATGATCTCCCTATTAACAGTAGGGAAGATCCTCATTCGAACAACTCCCCGCGATAAATCCTTGCGAAATGTCCGGAAGGTCAGTATTGAATATTTGCGCGGAAGGATCCAGGATCCTGTCGATTATGTGAACCATGCCCTATTGAGTAATGAGAAAAAAGGGCTGCGAATGTATTTGATGAACAAGCATGGTTTTACATACTTTAGTAACTTGGAGATCATCCTCGACTACTTTCGCAACTTGGTTGAGTGTGAGTTCTCCATCGACAATCTGGGCTCCAACAAAGAGATAAGTGGAAGTCTGTTGATTAAGTTAGTACACCTAGTCTTGAACAACAAAGCCTCTTCACATGCTAAGGCTACGCTTACCTGAAACCTCTGATATGTACTGTTGAAAGAAGATAGACCCAGGGCTGTATTTGGCACGTAATGATGAATGATCGTATTACCCATCCACCACTTGCCTTTTCTGGAGCCTGTATCAGCTAATAGTTCAGTACATAATATATGCCCGGCGGTCACTCACGGAGTTCCTGCATTGTCCTGGAAATATGTCCCCGTATATTGCTCAAATGCGTCATTGTTAGGTGCGAAGAAGGTATAGTCCCATGTCGCCTCAGTGCCGAAAGCCTCTGTAAATCCACCACAGACTTTCAACGCGGCTGCTAGTGAGCTCAAATCGGATCGACCATTGATAAAGTCAAGCAAGGTAGTCACATTTTCCGAAGCAGATGCTTGGTATGTACCATTGATGTTTCGGTAAGCCAACGGGTCCGCTATTGTAGTAGCTGATGTTGTCGCTGCGTACACGTTAAACAGAAACATGAAGGACCAATATGGGATTAACATTTCATAAGAACGCCTGAAAGCCTTCATTTTGCCGAAAAATTCTGTTATGATAGATGTAAATGAGATGTTCGTGAACACAATAACAGATCAAGTTGACTTGTGGCAGCGGGGCAAGTATAAGGACTTGGAGATTGTTGTGACCCGCGACAAAGCCCGGACATTATCCCGCCCCCCGGAAAGGAAAGGCAGAACAAAATGTTGATTTTGTTGAGGTGGAAGAACTAACGGGACTTTCCGTCTCTTCACGGTACTATGATCTGATCAATAATTTCAATGTC from Penicillium psychrofluorescens genome assembly, chromosome: 5 carries:
- a CDS encoding uncharacterized protein (ID:PFLUO_008346-T1.cds;~source:funannotate) encodes the protein MFYKPGVTEHNLPHDPFKACVVPRPIGWISTKNKEGQANLAPYSQFNNLTFDPPYVMFSSNQTVNGTRKDTVVNAEQTGRFVWNLATWDLREAVNISAEQVPYGVDEFERAKVTKEPATLMDVPMVQESPVKFECEYHSTVRLPGNPPMGTVDVVIGRVIAVHIKDKVLTDGILDIKKTKPIARCGYYQYTVVTETFDMVIPGMSDDVLYGLEGSVKRNHEAESRSL
- a CDS encoding uncharacterized protein (ID:PFLUO_008348-T1.cds;~source:funannotate), with translation MSSETAFHPVELLRWDGIRSWNAYGVNINESVVKNTVQLFETLGLKDAGYEYISIDDGWSAFERTPDGFLQANSTRFPDGMANLADYVHSKGLKIGLYGDSGKLTCAFHPGSSGYEERDALTYAEWGIDYLKYDNCGGFASMVEAPEVRFGAMNDALKLSGRDISYAVCEWGYQFPWHWGGNIGHSYRMAGDITASFINETGCACKTAYCLNTGYAGCSVVTNIKKMREISQYQTPGHWADMDGLEIGNINMTIYQQQTHFTFWAALKSPLIISTDLATLSHESTALLTNKDIIALNQDSLGKVVNYVETASTEGSIQVWAGEIQDGHVVLLFNEKSFQQTYKVSFNSLGLNIAGLKGVKELWSGKSYGKSHTIAAKLAPYQTLVFKLAM
- a CDS encoding uncharacterized protein (ID:PFLUO_008347-T1.cds;~source:funannotate); its protein translation is MWNDNRGDGLWYKPPIDFEERLWKVQIKSWEKFAHIYFSEASRRIQGFSDTLLEETCLEPSIRSKIRRYLQEQKLMALSRAEKELATIVNELGRMKTCHRTFKEWLQSSQRDLNQFFYYIIDNKLRQVISTYQNLHYFQFAALWRFLDNVIIQVVERHLLGPSGLVFCFSIDWVRSLSEKQLDDLVGEDAEQRKKRDDLQNQIRGLEQILRDSEALQSK
- a CDS encoding uncharacterized protein (ID:PFLUO_008345-T1.cds;~source:funannotate); protein product: MTMQNLLRVHREIQDVNEDFHSLRTVLKETGNKFKWNFVMFPNDGALAHLPLIGELIIREAYPDEPPVLHLFTVTLRSNVDIEREYSIDKDDRSTMCFDILRSKRNGGTWNPDYTITCLFASLMQALVTPRVPQVHGPDKPEFVSMGKLKDIKQSVQATYHAHKHKISHLPAIPTIPATSIPAQPFSFTRLGMEEPSDLLEFKNEDTYISQKFYLQDPENPQAWSTVLDVKNLHPGVVFSVILSNKPGTDHTGGTNDTILLRNGVTGTAAKKLADRPIKWFYHGKPLNDQNLSVCITVTNDQFTISYKADGTDSFLVHGDTPISKLGRAQIGNVKGVPFYLSIFLKRKSGEEGFISVLDQNQAGFIHGNTTTGPRDWYTDPPALVKLALKYEQTASLQRAIDFYNLGMDFQVERNILVPAFQKLISSKDLPQGQYADVVNEVYTPLRDKIVELNVTAIIADGNCVALLTDTPRCAENGVEIPCFPKDKVPHVMMRLRNESIKADCSDVLAKRVREGHKMGQMQRRDTLVQLPQPIKVLCPLKFDFHI